The following are encoded in a window of Sutcliffiella horikoshii genomic DNA:
- a CDS encoding H-type small acid-soluble spore protein yields MDETRARQILSSSATIEVTFEGTKVWIDSLSEDGKTATIHLRGPGEERTQVAVSDLIELGE; encoded by the coding sequence ATGGATGAAACACGTGCAAGACAAATACTATCCTCTTCCGCAACAATAGAGGTGACCTTTGAAGGAACAAAGGTGTGGATTGACTCTTTAAGTGAAGATGGAAAAACTGCGACAATTCATCTTCGCGGTCCGGGAGAAGAACGTACACAAGTTGCTGTTTCCGACTTAATTGAATTAGGAGAATAA
- a CDS encoding potassium channel family protein: protein MDRIKEQTSLIFRFVHWPLIARILVIIFVINITFGFLIHYIEPAEFPSIFDGIWWAIVTTATLGYGDYVPVTVTGRSLAIILILFGTGFVTTYFVSLAASAIATQNDYLEGKVDYRGSEHIIVIGWNERVRETLRQINSMSNKPLSIVLIDSTLEKNPLHDQNVHFIKGNPCYDQTLLSANVKSAGFVVISADQSKDEVQADMNSVLTLLAVKGLNPDVYTIAEILTSTQVINAQRAGADEVIQTNMFTSYVMTNSMMSNGMSNTLLTMLDQLKGSKLKYLEVEKDMIGTTFEKLSNQMLQKKILLIGIKRRGDTMVNPPLYTLIQADDCLLVIKD, encoded by the coding sequence ATGGATAGAATCAAGGAACAGACTTCCCTCATTTTCAGGTTTGTACATTGGCCTTTAATAGCAAGGATATTAGTCATTATTTTTGTCATAAATATTACTTTCGGATTTCTCATTCATTACATAGAACCAGCTGAATTCCCCTCTATTTTTGATGGAATATGGTGGGCGATTGTCACTACCGCAACTTTAGGCTATGGAGATTATGTTCCGGTTACTGTAACCGGAAGATCGTTAGCTATTATTCTCATATTATTTGGCACAGGTTTTGTCACTACATATTTTGTATCACTGGCGGCTAGCGCCATCGCAACACAAAATGATTATTTGGAGGGCAAAGTGGATTATCGAGGATCTGAACATATTATCGTCATTGGTTGGAATGAACGGGTAAGAGAGACGTTACGGCAAATCAATTCTATGAGCAATAAACCACTATCTATCGTTTTAATTGATTCAACACTTGAGAAGAACCCCCTACATGATCAAAACGTACATTTTATTAAAGGAAACCCCTGTTATGATCAAACATTGCTTTCGGCCAATGTAAAGAGTGCCGGATTTGTTGTCATTTCGGCGGATCAAAGCAAGGATGAAGTTCAAGCAGACATGAACTCTGTGTTAACGCTGCTTGCTGTAAAAGGGTTAAATCCAGATGTGTATACAATCGCGGAAATCTTGACGTCTACACAAGTGATAAATGCTCAGCGTGCCGGAGCGGACGAAGTGATTCAAACCAATATGTTTACTAGTTATGTGATGACTAACAGTATGATGTCAAATGGTATGTCCAATACATTGTTAACGATGTTAGATCAACTTAAGGGAAGCAAACTAAAGTATCTTGAGGTGGAAAAAGATATGATAGGAACAACATTTGAAAAATTGAGTAACCAGATGCTTCAGAAGAAAATCCTTCTCATCGGGATAAAAAGAAGAGGGGACACCATGGTCAACCCTCCTCTATACACGTTAATTCAAGCTGATGACTGTCTGCTTGTCATTAAAGATTAA
- a CDS encoding YugN-like family protein codes for MIPIPSKIEGAEFQLYKLEQELKAIGYSIGGNWDYDHGYFDYKIDDEVGYQFLRVPFQSVDGQLDSQGTTVELGRPFLLSHKYQIGIDDNVHVWNRTASFDQFSEPEDPDATFPKEFIELGHTLVHELEAVLGRD; via the coding sequence ATGATTCCTATTCCTTCAAAAATCGAAGGTGCGGAGTTTCAATTGTATAAATTAGAGCAGGAACTTAAAGCCATCGGATATTCCATCGGAGGAAACTGGGACTATGACCACGGCTATTTCGACTACAAAATAGATGATGAAGTCGGATATCAATTCTTGAGAGTCCCATTCCAATCTGTGGACGGCCAATTGGATTCACAAGGGACCACAGTGGAGCTTGGCAGACCGTTCTTGCTCTCACACAAATACCAGATTGGAATAGATGACAATGTACATGTATGGAACAGAACGGCATCATTTGACCAATTCTCAGAACCAGAAGATCCAGATGCCACTTTTCCAAAAGAATTTATAGAACTAGGTCATACACTTGTACATGAATTAGAAGCAGTGCTTGGCAGAGATTAA